The genomic window AATTTTCTTAGTGATCAAGGTGCCCTTTGCCCTGTTGTTTGCCATATTAATTGGTATCTCAGAACTCATTCCCTTTATCGGGGCGTCTCTAGGCATTGGTCTGGTAACAATTTTAGTCCTACTGCAAAATTGGTGGTTGGCAGTTCAAGTTGCCATAGCGGCAATTATCATGCAGCAGCTTAAAGATAACTTGTTAGCTCCCAGGTTACTCGGCAATTTTATCGGACTGAATCCTATCTGGATTTTTGTGGCTATTTTGATGGGATTTGAGATTGCTGGGTTGTTGGGGACGCTTGTTGCTGTTCCCATTGCTGGTACTATTAAAGGCACTTTCGATGCGATTAAGAGCGGCAAGTCAGGTGACTTTCTCTCAACTGTGATCATTGCTCGTGACTCGCCCCACGATTAAGATGGCAGGGGGGCAAAGAGGCAGGGGGGCAGGGAGCAGGGGAGAAAGATTCAGGAATTCCCCAGCAATCACTGTCTTTTCAAGCCCACTTCGGCTTTGCTCAGTGCATCGCCTAAATTTATTTATGCTCAAAAGAAAAACATTTATTTCGAGATGCAACGCACTCCTAAATAATACGTCCAAGTTTTCAGAGCAACTAAATTTATTTATGGGGTTCTCCCCCAGCCCCCAGCCCCCAGCCCCTCTGCCTCTTTGGTCACCCACAAGGGATGAAAGCGCATAGCGAGACGTTAGTCTGGTATGAACCAAAAGATTTTTTAATCTAAAATCTAAAATCTAAAATCTAAAATCTAAAATCTAAAATCTAAAATTGGTATGGTCAAAAGTTGCACATTCTGATCTCACAATTCACAATGGTGATTGATTGCAAATTTCAGGGGATACTGCCAGCAGGCAATTCCTGAATAAAAGAAGCGCAAGGGAATTCATAAAGTACACGCTTTGCCAATAGTCAATGAGTTTACTGTTGAATTTACGGTCTTTTGATTCTCATTAATTAACTTAGAACCTGTTGATGGAAGCTTCTGAGCTATTAGAAACAATCACACTCCTGATTTACCAAGCTGAACAGGGAGAAATTGACCCTTGGGATGTCCAAGTAATTGAGGTGATTGACCGTTACTTAGAACTGATGGCACCGGAGGCAATAGGAAGAGGTTATGAAGCGGACTTGTCTCAATCTGGACAGGCCTTTTTGTCAGCATCAATGCTGGTATTATTCAAAGCCAATACATTGATGCAATTGTCAACGGTAATAGATGTCCAGGATGGTGTAGTAGATGATGCCCTACTGGAAGATGAAGACGGAATATCACATCCAGGTCATCGTCTACCATTAGAACGGCAATTGCGTCGTCGTCCAGCGGCAATGCCGCCACCAAAACGTCGAGTGACTCTGCAAGAGTTAATCGAGCAATTGCAGATTATGGCGAACCAGCTAAAACTAGTAGAAAAAGTCAGCAAACCTATCCGTCTGAGACGTCAGCCTAGCGTCCAAAGTATGCGGGAGGCGCTGGAGTTAGCTCACCAGGAAAATCTGACGGAAGTAGCTAGGGAACTGGAGCAGGTATTGAATTTATCGGCAAGGGAGCTAAATTTAGAACAAAATTGGTTGAATCTAGAACAACTTGTAGAGTTGTGGACTCACACAAAGCTTCTCAACCAAAATGGGTCTGGACATGAGTCTAAACACAGTCATTTAGTTAGCGTTTTCTGGGCGCTACTACTACTCTCGGCTCAATCGAAAGTAGAGCTATTTCAAGAGGAGTTTTACCATGAGATTAAAATTCGCTTACTTGCAGATTCAGCTAACTCCTGCAAACCTTTTGAGCACCCGATGAACTAAGAAAGCCAAAAGTAGCCCTAGAGATAATTTACAGATTTTTGATTCAGCCCCAAAATCCGAGTAAATTGAAAAGATAAGCGATCGCTTGTCATCTAAGTATACTTATGGTTGCAATAACCACTAATTCCTGTTATCCCTGTTTTGAGGGATAACTTAGAGCAAAAATAAAAACTGATGATTAAGTATCACTCGATAAAAGTAAACTGGCTTGTGGTTGAGGAATAAATTTTTATGAAAGCGATGATTCTCGCGGCTGGCAAGGGGACTCGCGTGCGTCCGATTACCTATACAATTCCCAAACCGATGATTCCCATCCTGCAAAAGCCAGTGATGGAGTTCTTGCTGGAACTGTTACGCCGACATGGATTTGACCAGATTATGGTCAACGTTAGTCATTTGGCTGAGGAAATAGAAAACTATTTTCGTGATGGTCAACGATTTGGGGTGCAGATTGCCTATTCCTTTGAAGGGAAAATTGATGACGACGGGAAACTGGAGGGAGAAGCAATTGGTTCAGCTGGAGGGATGCGCCGCATCCAAGACTTCTCACCCTTTTTTGATGATACCTTTGTGGTTTTGTGCGGTGATGCTTTGATTGACTTGGATTTAACTGCGGCGGTTAAATGGCATAAAGCTAAAGGGGCGATCGCTACTATTATTACGAAATCTGTCCCCAAGGAAGAAGTTTCTAGCTACGGTGTGGTTGTGACTGACGAAGAGGGTCGTGTCAAAGCTTTCCAAGAAAAACCTGCAACTGAAGAAGCTCTCAGCACCAACATCAACACAGGTATTTACATCTTTGAGCCAGAGGTGTTTAATTATATTCCTTCTGGTGTCGAATATGACATTGGTAGCCAATTGTTTCCCAAATTGGTAGAAATCAAAGCTCCCTTCTATGCCATTCCTATGGACTTTGAATGGGTAGATATTGGTAAAGTACCAGATTATTGGCGGGCGATTCGCGGTGTACTGCTGGGTGAAATCAAAAATGTGCAAATCCCTGGTCATGAAGTCGCCCCTGGCATCTATACTGGCTTAAATGTTGCGGTAAATTGGGACAAAGTGGATATCACAGGCCCAGTTTACATTGGCGGTATGACCAGAATAGAAGATGGAGCTAAAATTGTCGGCCCAGCGATGATTGGCCCCAATTGTTGGATATGTAGTGGTGCAACAGTGGAAAACAGCGTGATTTTTGAATGGTCGCGCCTGGGTCCTGGAGTCCGCTTAGTCGATAAGCTGGTGTTTGGACGTTATTGCGTAGATAAAACTGGCGCTGCGATCGATGTTCAAGCGGCTGCTTTAGACTGGCTGATTACCGATGCCCGTCAGACGGTGCCATCACATACCCCTGTTGAACGACAAGCGATAGAGGAATTGTTGGGGACAAACGCAAATTAAAGTTAGGAAGTTAGGAGTTAAGAGTTATAACCTTTATTCCTAACTCTAGCCTGTGTTTTGGTGGTCGCAATTATGCTGAAACCTTTGTTATGAAGTTCAATTTGGTTTTGCAAGTCCCATATGTATTTTTTTTTACCGCCCAAAAACTATTAACCTCTCGTTCCTATTGCTCTGCATAGGAATGGATTTGGGGAGGCTCTGCCTCCTTAGACTATAGGCAGCAGCCCCTAGATGAGCATTCCCATGCTCTGCATGGGAACGAGATCATGTCATTTTGACAGGGCTACTCTTAACTCCTGACTCCTGTACAGACGCGATTAATCGCGTCTCTCCTCACTCCTGACTCCTGTACAGACGCGATTAATCGCGTCTCTCCTCACTCCTGACTCCTGTACAGACGCGATTAATCGCGTCTCTCCTCACTCCTAACTCCTGTACAGACGCGATTAATCGCGTCTCTCCTCACTCCTAACTATTTAAATACGTATATCTTCTGAGACTCTGCTCGTAGGTTTGCAGCAGTCGCTGAGATTCTGCTAGGGTAATCCGCTTTTCTTCTAATGCTTGCTCGCAACGCTGACGAATGTTTTCCACCATATCTTCGGAGTCATACTGGACGTAGCTCACCACTTCACTCATGGTGTCACCTTTGACAACGTGTTCAATCTGGTAGCCTTTGGGCGTCAATTGAATGTGAACGGCGTTAGTATCGCCAAATAGGTTGTGCAAATTGCCCATGATTTCTTGGTAAGCTCCATTCAAGAACATCCCCAAATAATAGGGTTCTCCGGGCTTGTGGGTGTGCAACTCTAAAACCGACTTGACATCGCGCAGGTCAATAAAACGGTCGATTTTACCATCACTGTCGCAGGTGAGGTCTGCTAAAATTCCTCGCCGCGTTGGTTCTTCATCCAAACGGTGGATTGGCATGATCGGGAATAGCTGATCGATCGCCCAGCAATCTGGTGCCGATTGAAACACTGACATGTTGACGTAGTAGATGGAAGCCATTATTTTCTCTAGGTCTTCCAGTTCATCGGGTACGTATTCTTGCTGTCTAGTAATGTTGAGAATTTTTTGACAACAAGCCCAGTAGAGGCGTTCGGCCTTGGCTCGTTCTCTGAGGCGTAAAATTCCTAAGTTGAAGCGGCTGATGGCTTCTTCTTTGAATTGTGCAGCGTCATGGTACAACTCTTGGTAATTTTCTTGGTTGATGGATTGGAAGCTTTCCCAAAGATAATTAATAATTGGGGATTCTCCCTCTTGTGGAGGTTCTGGGGCGTCGAGGGGGACATCGCTAGTACTGAGAACATCAAAAATCAGCAGCGACTGATGGGAAGCGAGCGCTCGTCCACTTTCGCTAATCAGTGTTGGTACGGTAATCTGCCGTTCAGCACAGGTATCTTTTAACTCTGCCACGATGTCGTTGGCATAGTTCTGCATGTTGTAATTTTTCGATGCATAGAAGTTGGTTTGGGAGCCATCATAATCTACACCCAAGCCGCCACCAACATCAAGGTATTTCATATCTGCCCCCAGCATCGCCAATTCCACATAAATGCGGCTGGCTTCTTGGATGGCATCTTTAATCACATTAATGGCAGAGATTTGTGAGCCGATGTGGAAGTGCATCAACTGCAAAGAATCGAGCAAGTTAGCTTCCCGTAACTTGTCAACAGCCTCGATTACCTCAGGCATAGTCAAACCAAATTTAGCGCGATCGCCACTAGAGGCTCCCCAACGTCCCATGCCTTGGGTACTGAGTTTAGCACGAACCCCCAAAATCGGCTTAATACCTAACTGGCGATTGGCATTAATCACCAAATCAACCTCTTCAATCTGTTCTAGGACGATGATTGGTGTTTGCCCTAGTCTTTGGGCTAACATTGCCGTTTCGATGTATTCTCGGTCTTTGTAGCCGTTGCAAACTAACAATGCTCCTGGTGTATCCAGGACAGCTAGAGCAATCATTAATTCTGGCTTGGAACCGGCTTCTAAGCCAAATTGATGAGGCTTGCCAAATTTCACTAAATCCTCAATTAAATGCCGCTCTTGGTTGCATTTGACGGGAAACACGCCCCGGTAGACGCCAGGGTAATTGTAGCGGGCGATCGCTTTGGCAAAACAAGCGTTCAATCGCTCAATCCGGTCTTCCAAAATATCGGAAAAGCGAATCAACATGGGAAGTCCCAAGTTGCGCTGCTTCATGGCGTTGACCAATTCAAACAAGTCTAGAGAACCCCCGCGATCGCCCTTGGGTGCAACAGTAACGTGTCCAGCAGCGTTAATCGAAAAATAAGGTTGTCCCCAACCTTCAATCCTGTATAAGGCTTCGCTATCCTCAATTTTCCAGGAGCGAGGTAAATCTCCTGTGGTAGTACTAGATGGTAACAACTTTTTCTGTTTATGATTTTTCACTTCAGATTTATGTCCATTGGCCGGTACTTGTACCACCTCGTCAGATGTAGCAGTTGGCTCAACACCCATTTCTTCCTAACCTCAGTTTTTCTACCCACGAGTTAACAATTTAGCGCATTCATCTGAGAACGGATATGCACCTAAAGATAAATTCTGAGATAAACTCTGATTGGTCACAAGTCAGGAGTCACGAGTGCAAAACCCTTGTACAAAGGACTATTGACTAGATAAAAACTTTATTAAGCTTTGGGAGATGGCAATGGAGCGCACATTCTTAGCAATTAAACCTGATGGAGTACAGCGGGGATTAGTGGGGGAAATTATCCGTCGCTTTGAAACTAAAGGTTTTACCCTAGTTGGTTTGAAGTTCTTGAAAGTCAGTCATGAATTGGCTGA from Nostoc sp. UHCC 0926 includes these protein-coding regions:
- a CDS encoding NDP-sugar synthase is translated as MKAMILAAGKGTRVRPITYTIPKPMIPILQKPVMEFLLELLRRHGFDQIMVNVSHLAEEIENYFRDGQRFGVQIAYSFEGKIDDDGKLEGEAIGSAGGMRRIQDFSPFFDDTFVVLCGDALIDLDLTAAVKWHKAKGAIATIITKSVPKEEVSSYGVVVTDEEGRVKAFQEKPATEEALSTNINTGIYIFEPEVFNYIPSGVEYDIGSQLFPKLVEIKAPFYAIPMDFEWVDIGKVPDYWRAIRGVLLGEIKNVQIPGHEVAPGIYTGLNVAVNWDKVDITGPVYIGGMTRIEDGAKIVGPAMIGPNCWICSGATVENSVIFEWSRLGPGVRLVDKLVFGRYCVDKTGAAIDVQAAALDWLITDARQTVPSHTPVERQAIEELLGTNAN
- the speA gene encoding biosynthetic arginine decarboxylase, producing MGVEPTATSDEVVQVPANGHKSEVKNHKQKKLLPSSTTTGDLPRSWKIEDSEALYRIEGWGQPYFSINAAGHVTVAPKGDRGGSLDLFELVNAMKQRNLGLPMLIRFSDILEDRIERLNACFAKAIARYNYPGVYRGVFPVKCNQERHLIEDLVKFGKPHQFGLEAGSKPELMIALAVLDTPGALLVCNGYKDREYIETAMLAQRLGQTPIIVLEQIEEVDLVINANRQLGIKPILGVRAKLSTQGMGRWGASSGDRAKFGLTMPEVIEAVDKLREANLLDSLQLMHFHIGSQISAINVIKDAIQEASRIYVELAMLGADMKYLDVGGGLGVDYDGSQTNFYASKNYNMQNYANDIVAELKDTCAERQITVPTLISESGRALASHQSLLIFDVLSTSDVPLDAPEPPQEGESPIINYLWESFQSINQENYQELYHDAAQFKEEAISRFNLGILRLRERAKAERLYWACCQKILNITRQQEYVPDELEDLEKIMASIYYVNMSVFQSAPDCWAIDQLFPIMPIHRLDEEPTRRGILADLTCDSDGKIDRFIDLRDVKSVLELHTHKPGEPYYLGMFLNGAYQEIMGNLHNLFGDTNAVHIQLTPKGYQIEHVVKGDTMSEVVSYVQYDSEDMVENIRQRCEQALEEKRITLAESQRLLQTYEQSLRRYTYLNS
- a CDS encoding segregation/condensation protein A, which produces MEASELLETITLLIYQAEQGEIDPWDVQVIEVIDRYLELMAPEAIGRGYEADLSQSGQAFLSASMLVLFKANTLMQLSTVIDVQDGVVDDALLEDEDGISHPGHRLPLERQLRRRPAAMPPPKRRVTLQELIEQLQIMANQLKLVEKVSKPIRLRRQPSVQSMREALELAHQENLTEVARELEQVLNLSARELNLEQNWLNLEQLVELWTHTKLLNQNGSGHESKHSHLVSVFWALLLLSAQSKVELFQEEFYHEIKIRLLADSANSCKPFEHPMN